The Desulfobacterales bacterium genomic sequence ATTTATGGGATTTGATGAGTGCCGGTATTATCGCAATTGGATAGATGAGGATGTGTATATTCTGACCACGGCGGGTCAGATTATTACCAAAGCAATTGAGAACAAAATGTACGAAGAGGAGCTGGAAAAACATCGCAGCCGTCTGGAGTCAGTTTTCAGCAGTGTACAGGATGCTGTTGTCACTGTAGATACCCAAATGAACGTGATTTCGGCAAACAAGGCCGTGGAACATATCTGCGGGATCAAAGCCGTTATCGGCCGGCCATTTATCGATTGCGCAAGCCAATGCAATCAATCGTGCGTTGAAGTGTTGAAAAAAACGTTGAACGCCGGCAAAACCATACGAAATTACCATATCGAATGCGGGCACCACGACAGGAACAAACTGATTGCTATGGTCAACAGCTCCCCGTTGTTAAACAGCGTCGGGAAATTCCTGGGAGCTGTTCTGGTAATTCGTGATATTACCCGGCTCACCCACCTTGAGGAAGAATTGAAAGAACGGCATCATTTTCACAATATCGTCGGAAAAAATGAAAAAATGCAGAAAATTTATCACCTCCTGGAGATGCTGGCCGATCAGAGCACGACGGTTATGATTACAGGCGAAAGCGGTACAGGAAAAGAGCTGGTCGCCAAAGCCCTGCATTATGCCGGTACCCGGGCGAACGGGCCGTATATAACGGTCAATTGTTCGGCCCTTTCTGAAAATCTTCTGGAAAGCGAGCTGTTTGGACATGCCAAAGGGGCATTTACCGGGGCTGACAGAGATAAAATCGGTCGTTTTGAGGCGGCCGCAGGTGGTACGATCCTGCTGGATGAAATTGGCGATATTTCACCTCACATACAGGTAAAGCTGTTAAGGGTACTGCAGGAAAAGGAGGTCGAACGGGTCGGGGAAACGAGTCCGAGAAAAGTGGATGCCCGCGTTATCACAGCAACCAATCGCAACCTGGCAGCACTGATAGAAAAGGGCCTGTTCCGTGAGGATCTCTATTACCGCCTCAACGTATTTGAAATCGAACTTCCGCCCTTGCGCAAACGGTATGATGATATTCCTCTGCTGGTAAGCCATTTTTGCGACGTTTTTAACAAAAGTTATAAAAAACAGATTTCGGGCGTATCGGATGAGGTACAGAAGGCTTTTATGAATTATCCATGGCCTGGAAACGTCCGGGAACTGGCGCATGTCATCGAAAGAGCCTTTGTGCTTTGTCGGAACCAGATCATTGAAATGGATCATCTTCCCTCAGATATCCGAAATTTCATACATGCCAATAAGCAATTGTCTGAAAAACGAACGGAAAGTGGCCCGGATCAGATTCTGAGAGCCCTTGAGAAGACCGATTGGAATATTTCAAAGGCGGCCCGTCTTCTGGCAATCAGCCGGTGGACGATGTATCGAAGGTGTCAAACTTACAATATCAGCAGGCCCATGGCAGGCAAATCGTGACACAAACAAAGATGTCAATGGTGAGGAGGAAAGTGGTGAGTACCCCCCCCCCAAAACTGTCCGAAATTTTGATCAGCATCCAACGTGTGGTATTGCCCGTGAATACGCTGTTTGTTCAGCGGACGGATTGCCTCCTGAAATTCGACAGGACTTTTCACGCGCTGCAGGATCCCTCAAAAGGCACCTGTCTAAACTACTATACTTTTTTGTTTTAAACGCTACGCTCAATGCCATCAGCGTGATGAATTTTCCCCCCCCACCCCCCGGGATTCTTCTTTAAAAAAATTTCTTACGCCAGTAACCAATCAGGTTTAAAAAAAATTTCAGATCATTCAAAAAAATTTCTGAGCCCCGGCTTGTCCGGATTCGAAAGAAGGCAAATAATATACCCGCCATACGGATCCCTTTTCTCCGAAGAGCGAACGCGCGTATCACCCCTGAAAAAATTATTATCTGTCCGATTCCCGATTAATGGTTTTCACCAATAGATGACGCTTTACAGAGTTATTTATTTCGGCATGCCACACACTGCTGATCGGTAATGATTCTCAAAATTGTGCAGGAATACTTCGGGACACCGGACACAAGTGAGATTGACAGATGTGTAGCACTGCTACAATCAATGTGTATTTCATTTTATGCCTGATTGTTTTTTAATTTATAACATCACGAAATTATGGACAAAAAAATAT encodes the following:
- a CDS encoding sigma 54-interacting transcriptional regulator; the encoded protein is MQAEEKLEMRIAYEKMLAEISDQAVSFDNLQVFLKSSLHRMGNILDVSRVFIFTYNSFSETFSCICEWVGKGIASLQELGELTISIPWGAEKLKKGQIINCSNVHESPILRFKERMQAGEIKSTLNFPLFIKGEFYGFMGFDECRYYRNWIDEDVYILTTAGQIITKAIENKMYEEELEKHRSRLESVFSSVQDAVVTVDTQMNVISANKAVEHICGIKAVIGRPFIDCASQCNQSCVEVLKKTLNAGKTIRNYHIECGHHDRNKLIAMVNSSPLLNSVGKFLGAVLVIRDITRLTHLEEELKERHHFHNIVGKNEKMQKIYHLLEMLADQSTTVMITGESGTGKELVAKALHYAGTRANGPYITVNCSALSENLLESELFGHAKGAFTGADRDKIGRFEAAAGGTILLDEIGDISPHIQVKLLRVLQEKEVERVGETSPRKVDARVITATNRNLAALIEKGLFREDLYYRLNVFEIELPPLRKRYDDIPLLVSHFCDVFNKSYKKQISGVSDEVQKAFMNYPWPGNVRELAHVIERAFVLCRNQIIEMDHLPSDIRNFIHANKQLSEKRTESGPDQILRALEKTDWNISKAARLLAISRWTMYRRCQTYNISRPMAGKS